A segment of the Lycium ferocissimum isolate CSIRO_LF1 chromosome 5, AGI_CSIRO_Lferr_CH_V1, whole genome shotgun sequence genome:
TTTGCGGATTTATGTGTGTGTCAAAGAACCCTCAAACTAAAGGgggcctcctctttatatagtagaggagtccaAACCCTAGTACAAATCTAAATAAGGCACATAATCTCTTATTAACGGATGGGCGATATCGACGCCAAAATATCCGGCTTATGGTGGATATTTCGGTCCTTCATTCATCGTGATTAACCGCCTTATTTTGTATCTCGGCAGCTAACTTCAACCGAATCCGTCGACCCGAGGCCAGGTGTGGTCGGTCTGGCTCCAACCCGATGCTCGACTTCGTACCTAACCGGGACTAGTTCGACCCAGCAATGATCGTCATGAACTTAACCCCCATGTCGGGAAACCGAGGATACCATTATCCTCGGTTTTACCCATATACAAACACTTATTCAATAATTCTTTTAAGATAAATATAGAATTTAGACCAAAGCTAATAAACTTGATCTATTCGTAAATTATACTTTAGCTTCGCCCCggttgaaaaaggaaaaagtaataAATTTCTAACGGATCAGTAAATTCTATACCTTGgatgattaatttttttttttttttttttaaaaaaaaaaggtcaaacgGTGTCGTAGAAATGGGTAAGCCATGCAATGTGTGAAAGTGATAAAATTCTGATATCAAGAAGTCAAAACAGCTCATTAACGTGCACACTATTGCTAGCCTACAACACACTCGAGATATAATTCCCCTATCCAATTTCTTGGCACGTTCATGGAGTTCTTTTTTAACTAAAACCCACTAGTAATGAACCTTGGACAGATCATTTCCGTGCTTAATTTTCAATCTATCATTAAGAATCTTgatctcttaaaaaaaaaaaaaccttttcttCCCCGTCTCTTTTAGTCTTGATCTCTTCTCCTATACCTACAACTAGATAACGCCAATCAAACACCTATTTATATAATAAATTTTCTTACTTTCCCAACTCAGATTCCTAAgatattcattttcatttttctctgtCCCAAGTTcatcaaattctttcaattaTGGCGTCTCTTGGATTGGCTCAACAAATTAGAATTGGACTTGATGGTCATTCGGGTACTGAATTCCCTATGATGGGTCGGGCGGGTCGGGTCCGTCGGTCGAATTATGGTAGAAACCGAGTTGGGTTTAGAATTATGGCGTCTGAGACTATTGAGCCTGATCTCAGTGTTACTGTTAACGGGTTGAAAATGCCCAACCCATTTGTTATCGGGTCGGGTCCTCCTGGGACTAACTATACAGTTATGAAGAGAGCTTTTGATGAAGGCTGGGGTGGTGTTATCGCCAAAACGGTAAAGCTTTCCTACTTTAGTACTACTTTCTTTATccatatattctttttttagtGGTGGATCTAGTGCCAGTTGTTATGTTATCTGTTACTAGTACTTTTTATTAAAATCTGATTAAATATAGGAAGAAACTAAATTGAGCTGTTGATTTGCATCTAATTGAGTAAGACAACTTCTTAAGTAAAGTTGGTTTAAAGTTTGGGATTATCCGAGCGAATGATATGACAGATATTCTCTGTTAGTTATTCTGGGATTGGAGATTATCTTTGTAGGGTCCTGGATCAGTATGTGTGGACTGATGATTTAACAACTTGGTAGGTAGTTCTTGCATGTGCTGATTCTTGATCAAGTAAACCTTAAAAAGTTGCGAAAAAGTGTGATCTTTTTACTTTTGAAAAGATGGTTGTTGTCCATTGAAAAGTGAGATCAACACTTTTTAGTTATTTCTGTTTTGAAAAGtgtagagaagaaagaaatatattgaACCTGTTAGTTAACAACATATTATAGTCTTCGATATAAGAATTTTGAGATCGGTTCTTTGGACTTTCAAGATTTCGAGTTCGTGACACAAATGCTGTTGAATATCTTATTAAGAAACATGTCTTTCTCCGGTTTGTTTGATGTTGAAACCAAGTCTTTTCCTCTTTaatcaacttctttttttctttcctcagGTGTCTTTGGAGGCCGATAAAGTTAAAAATGTGACCCCAAGATATGCTAAATTAAGAGCAGCAGCAAATGGTTCTGCCAAAGGGCAAATTATTGGGTGGCAGAATATTGAGCTCATTAGTGATCGACCTCTGGAGACAATGCTAAAAGAGTTTAAGCAGTTGAAAGAAGAGTATCCAGATAGGATACTTATTGCTTCTATCATGGAAGAGTACAACAAAGCTGCTTGGGAGGAACTTATTTACAAAGTTGAAGAAACTGGAATTGTAAGCATTTGGAAGGACTTAATTGTCATGCTGATTCTCTTTTTAGTTGCTTTGACTTTGACTGTCTCAATACTGATTCTGTTTCACAGGATGCAATTGAAGTCAACTTCTCATGCCCTCATGGTATGCCAGAGCGTAGAATGGGTGCTGCTGTTGGTCAAGACTGTGATCTCTTGGAGGAGGTTTCCGGATGGATTAATGCTGTAGCCACAGTGCCAGTTTGGGCAAAGATGACTCCTAATATCACCGACATTACAAAGGTATTTTGGCATGGCATTTTATACAACAAAGATGATAGATCACTAAAATGTCCAAAACATGAACTCATTTCATATGTTAAGAAGGTCATAACTTCTGGTATTCATCATGATATAATCTTCCTTTGTTACTAAAACATTCTCGCATTAACTCAGAAGTAGGGGgaaattgcattgcattgcgtaatttcttcttttggtcaTTCTGTCTCGCACCATTTGTGACCCCTTTACTTTTTTTGGAGATTAAGCTTTGTTGGTTGTACGGTCTCTCTATTGCACTTTCCAATCGTAGAGTCTTTACTAATTTGAATGAAGTCCATAATGACTGTTAAAGGACTTGAGAAGTGTGATGATTGTGAGTTCTTTAGAGCTATCtgatgattattattttggCATGTAAGAGGGCTTGAACTAAGGTgatttttttatcattaatagTCTCTATGTCTGGATTAAACCAACTTCCCTTCCCTTCCTTACTGTAATTATGGCCTCCCACTAGTTTGTTATTCACTCATGGCCGACAAGTTATCAGCATTCTTTTATGTAAAAATTATGTCGATGTGTTTCTAACTTCTGCACATTGAATTGTAGCCGGCTAGGGTAGCTCTTAACCAAGGGTCCGAGGGGGTGTCTGCTATAAATACAATCATGAGTGTAATGGGAATCAATCTTGACACCTTAAGGCCCGAGCCTTGTGTTGAGGGGTCAGTATCTCTACTTTGACAAGTATGCTGAATTAAAGTATTCTGATTTTATGATCTCCAGCAATTCATTTTCTACTGTTTGGCTTAGATACTCTACTCCCGGAGGCTACTCAGCAAAGGCAGTGCATCCAATTGCCCTTGCTAAAGTAATGAACATTGCACGGATGATGAAGTCAGAATTTGGAGATAAGGACTATTCACTCTCTGCTATTGGGGGAGTCGAGACAGGTGCTGATGCCGCCGAGTTTATTCTTCTCGGAGCAAATACTGTACAGGTTGGATTAGAAAGTGACCCTTTTCCTGTATGTTTATGACTATACATATCGTGCAAAATTCCTTGCTGTAACCAAATTTAGTACTAAATAAACGTTTCTTCCGAGTTGTGATCTAACATAAGTGAAAAATCTCTCAAGCAATTTAGTTTTGATCCTAGTGATATTTCAGTAAAATGGGGAAGAGgggaaaagagagttactaaacTAAGCAAGCTAGACTAGTGGGCAACCCTCTTAATTTGTTTGTTCGTTCAATTTTTTTGCTTCCGTCTTTTTTTTGCATGACAAATCCTTATTGGTTTATTGTGTAGGTTTGTACCGGTGTCATGATGCATGGATATGGACTTGTGAAAACGTTGTGCTCTGAGCTGAAAGATTTCATGAGAAAGCACAATTTTTCATCAATAGAAGATTTCAGAGGgtaatctctctctctctctccccctctCTTACACACACCCTCGGAGACATtagatccaaaaaaaaaaaaaaattaaggctcAGCTGGTATATCAAGAACTAGATTGCATTATTTATTGTTATTGCTGGCAAGCGCGTACATTTTAGTCCAACACGTCCCTAAAACAGGTCAAAGAAAAAACCAGAATTGGTATTTAACCACATTTAGTTCTTAACCCAAATTTACTCAGATATAGTAGGATTATGATCTGGGTTCTGAACTCTTTTTCCTATTCCACCCACTTCTGtgatttcttttaattttgccCAATACTTCAAATTTGACTTTTTCCAGTGCTACTGCATAAAGTTATACGTAGTTACTGACGATAAGAATCttttaataataatttgaatttgtGTTATGCGCAGAGCATCACTTGACTACTTCACGACTCACACGGATTTGGTGAATAGGCAGCATGAAGCAATACGTCAAAGGAAAGCGATTAAGAAAGGTTTACAATCTGACAAAGACTGGACAGGAGATGGTTTTGTGCAAGAAACTGAAAGCATGGTTTCCAACTAGACTTGTAAACCTCTAAATGCACATTTCTTCTCGAATTGTAGATCATGAATAAATCAATCCCTTTCATATATC
Coding sequences within it:
- the LOC132056185 gene encoding dihydropyrimidine dehydrogenase (NADP(+)), chloroplastic, with the protein product MASLGLAQQIRIGLDGHSGTEFPMMGRAGRVRRSNYGRNRVGFRIMASETIEPDLSVTVNGLKMPNPFVIGSGPPGTNYTVMKRAFDEGWGGVIAKTVSLEADKVKNVTPRYAKLRAAANGSAKGQIIGWQNIELISDRPLETMLKEFKQLKEEYPDRILIASIMEEYNKAAWEELIYKVEETGIDAIEVNFSCPHGMPERRMGAAVGQDCDLLEEVSGWINAVATVPVWAKMTPNITDITKPARVALNQGSEGVSAINTIMSVMGINLDTLRPEPCVEGYSTPGGYSAKAVHPIALAKVMNIARMMKSEFGDKDYSLSAIGGVETGADAAEFILLGANTVQVCTGVMMHGYGLVKTLCSELKDFMRKHNFSSIEDFRGASLDYFTTHTDLVNRQHEAIRQRKAIKKGLQSDKDWTGDGFVQETESMVSN